A window of the Streptomyces formicae genome harbors these coding sequences:
- a CDS encoding amino acid adenylation domain-containing protein: protein MTYPISEGFTGAENAYPNDTCLPELLRERVRECPDGVAVVYGCNHLTYSDLLRQSVNLAAHLRNFGVARDDRVGLFVEPSLDLMVGAWGILFSGGAYLPLSPEYPEERLRYMIKDACIDIVFSQEHLRERLTELAPPGIKIVTLPGTPVLTAPSVTSSEGQPSPEDLAYVIYTSGSTGKPKGVMIEHRSIVNQMNWLRAAYGLGPKDVVLQKTPMSFDAAQWEILAPACGSTVVMGGPGVYRDPEALIETVVEYGVTTLQCVPTLLQALLETEKLGRCASLGQIFSGGESLSRNLAAQVLNVLPGCDLVNLYGPTECTINASAFTVERVQVSEGSSAVPIGLPVHNTRYYILDDSLSPAAVGEIGELYVGGVQLARGYLGRPDLTAEKFLESPIEGETRLYRTGDLASWNADGTVQCAGRVDSQVKLRGFRVELDEIKLAIEAHDWVKNAAVIVKDDPRTGFQNLIACVELSPREAALMDQGNHGAHHRSKESKLQVRAQLSNAGARDAVELAGKPVVDLPGSEPSPQQRRQVFARKTYRFFEGGDVTEAEILQLLSREQPTAKNCRDLSTVSIAELGEILRYFGQFHATERLLPKYGYASPGSLYATQMYLELSGIGGLRSGRYYYHPVRHQLVLIQGTPAAPEARLTIHFMGKKRAIEPVYKNNIQEVLEIETGHMVGLLDEVLPAYGLGTGELEFTSAVRDFLECADDDYYLGTVGVVPSARHESGGPLDIYVQAHPGKIADLSAGQYQYRNGALERAGDELVRKKDVIAINQRVYDRSQFGVAVLGRPERGWLAYVDLGRALQRLQMNDLGLGLMSSGYSSETGNDLPAAKRIAAVLPDQDGRTRPSYFFVGGRVSPEQVRSEGMREDTVHMQGPAEMIKEDLPAFLPDYMVPNKVVVLDRLPLTANGKCDVKALQSLEQTDADFADRPFVPPRSRTEKRIGDIWKKLMRRDAVSVEDDFFAAGGNSLIAVSLINQINKAFASSLPLQALFESPTVEQLAHRIDGDRAVGSSRLIGLRKEGPKGAVYCWPGLGGYPMNLRLLADRLDIDRPFYGIQAQGINQGETPHGTIAEMAAADIEIIRRLQREGPYTLWGYSFGARVAFEAAHQLEQSGEQVENLFLIAPGAPRLRASAAQTHGGEAAYRNPAFVTILFSVFAGTVSGSLLEECLRQATDEEAFAAFIGTAFTGLDTELVKRIVRIVRQTYEFTYTFRELAERRIKAPVTIFKAQGDDYSFLDNSSGFSAQEPTVITLRADHYSLLREPDIDELLRAVRLRMQDQDRTKEIILPHVNIKHFPTQLGEERESELIAAVVKAVQSAFECNEGVISIALEPVERDSWNERVYVPELVGRKELLRKAPKY from the coding sequence GTGACATATCCTATCTCCGAGGGTTTCACCGGCGCGGAAAACGCTTATCCCAACGACACCTGCCTCCCCGAACTGCTCAGGGAGCGGGTACGGGAGTGCCCCGACGGCGTGGCGGTCGTGTACGGCTGTAATCACCTGACCTACAGCGATTTGCTGAGGCAGAGCGTCAATTTGGCTGCCCACCTGCGGAATTTCGGCGTAGCGCGGGATGACCGCGTCGGGCTCTTTGTGGAACCCTCACTCGACCTCATGGTCGGTGCCTGGGGAATCCTGTTTTCCGGTGGAGCGTACCTCCCGCTCTCGCCTGAGTACCCTGAAGAGCGACTGCGGTACATGATCAAGGATGCTTGTATCGACATTGTTTTCTCGCAGGAACATCTGCGGGAAAGGCTGACGGAACTGGCCCCGCCGGGCATAAAGATAGTCACATTGCCAGGGACGCCGGTTTTGACGGCCCCCTCCGTTACCAGTTCTGAGGGCCAGCCTTCGCCAGAAGATCTAGCGTATGTCATATACACCTCCGGAAGCACCGGAAAGCCCAAGGGGGTGATGATCGAGCATCGCAGCATCGTCAACCAGATGAACTGGCTGAGGGCGGCGTACGGCCTGGGCCCGAAGGATGTCGTGCTTCAGAAGACTCCGATGAGTTTTGATGCCGCCCAGTGGGAAATTCTCGCTCCAGCTTGTGGAAGCACCGTGGTGATGGGCGGCCCCGGAGTGTACCGGGATCCTGAGGCGCTGATCGAGACCGTTGTCGAGTACGGCGTCACCACGCTGCAGTGCGTGCCCACGCTGCTGCAAGCGCTGCTGGAGACCGAGAAATTGGGTCGTTGTGCCTCGCTAGGGCAGATCTTCAGTGGTGGTGAGAGCCTGTCCCGGAATCTCGCCGCGCAGGTGCTGAACGTGCTCCCAGGCTGCGATCTCGTCAATCTGTACGGGCCGACCGAGTGCACCATCAACGCGTCCGCCTTCACGGTTGAACGCGTCCAGGTCAGTGAAGGCTCCAGCGCCGTACCGATCGGATTGCCCGTCCACAACACGCGTTACTACATCCTCGACGACTCTCTGTCGCCGGCAGCGGTTGGTGAAATCGGTGAACTGTATGTAGGCGGAGTCCAATTGGCACGGGGGTATCTCGGCCGACCGGATCTGACTGCGGAGAAGTTCCTCGAAAGCCCGATTGAGGGAGAAACCCGGCTGTACCGGACCGGGGATCTGGCTTCCTGGAATGCCGATGGGACGGTGCAGTGTGCCGGCCGGGTGGACAGCCAGGTCAAGCTGCGCGGCTTCAGGGTGGAACTGGACGAGATCAAACTGGCGATTGAGGCTCATGACTGGGTTAAGAACGCGGCAGTCATCGTCAAGGACGACCCTCGTACCGGATTTCAGAACCTTATCGCCTGTGTCGAGCTGAGCCCGAGGGAAGCAGCACTGATGGACCAGGGCAATCACGGTGCCCACCATCGGTCGAAGGAGAGCAAGCTCCAGGTGCGGGCCCAGCTGTCGAACGCAGGCGCTCGTGACGCCGTAGAGCTCGCCGGCAAGCCGGTCGTGGACCTCCCGGGTAGCGAACCGTCTCCGCAGCAGAGGCGACAGGTCTTCGCTCGCAAGACTTACCGCTTCTTCGAAGGCGGCGATGTTACCGAGGCTGAAATTCTCCAACTGCTCAGCCGCGAGCAGCCAACGGCCAAGAACTGCCGCGACCTGAGCACGGTGAGCATCGCTGAACTCGGTGAGATCCTGAGGTACTTCGGACAGTTCCATGCCACGGAGCGGCTCCTTCCGAAGTACGGGTACGCGTCACCCGGTTCTCTCTATGCAACCCAGATGTACCTGGAACTGAGCGGCATCGGGGGCCTGCGGTCCGGGCGCTACTACTACCACCCGGTGCGTCATCAACTGGTGCTCATCCAAGGGACACCGGCCGCACCGGAAGCCCGGCTGACGATCCATTTCATGGGCAAGAAGCGGGCTATCGAACCTGTCTACAAGAACAACATCCAGGAAGTGCTGGAAATCGAGACCGGTCACATGGTGGGCCTCCTCGACGAAGTTCTCCCCGCGTACGGGCTGGGTACCGGAGAGCTGGAGTTCACGTCCGCGGTCCGCGACTTCCTGGAGTGTGCGGACGATGACTACTACCTGGGCACGGTCGGAGTTGTCCCGTCCGCCCGGCACGAGTCGGGCGGCCCGCTCGACATCTATGTGCAGGCGCATCCGGGGAAGATCGCCGACCTGTCGGCGGGCCAGTACCAGTACCGCAACGGCGCGCTGGAACGTGCAGGGGACGAACTCGTTCGCAAGAAGGATGTCATCGCCATCAACCAGCGCGTCTACGACAGGTCGCAATTCGGCGTCGCCGTGCTGGGCAGGCCCGAACGCGGCTGGCTCGCCTACGTGGACCTCGGCAGGGCTCTGCAGCGGTTGCAGATGAACGACCTGGGCCTGGGCCTCATGTCCTCTGGTTACAGCTCGGAGACCGGAAACGACCTGCCCGCGGCCAAGCGGATCGCGGCCGTCCTCCCGGATCAAGACGGACGTACCAGGCCTTCCTACTTCTTCGTCGGCGGCAGGGTGAGCCCCGAGCAGGTCCGTAGTGAGGGGATGCGGGAGGACACCGTCCATATGCAAGGGCCGGCGGAAATGATCAAAGAGGACCTGCCCGCTTTCCTGCCCGACTACATGGTGCCGAACAAGGTCGTCGTACTGGATCGTCTGCCGCTCACCGCCAACGGAAAGTGCGACGTCAAGGCGCTGCAGTCGCTGGAACAGACCGATGCGGACTTCGCTGACCGTCCGTTCGTCCCGCCCAGGTCCCGGACGGAGAAGCGAATCGGAGACATCTGGAAGAAGCTGATGAGGCGGGACGCCGTCTCGGTGGAGGACGACTTCTTTGCTGCCGGTGGCAACTCGCTCATCGCAGTCTCCCTCATCAACCAGATCAACAAGGCCTTCGCGAGCTCGCTTCCGCTCCAGGCCCTCTTCGAGTCGCCGACCGTCGAGCAGCTGGCGCACCGGATCGACGGCGACCGCGCTGTCGGCAGTTCCCGGTTGATAGGGCTGCGGAAGGAGGGACCGAAGGGCGCGGTCTACTGCTGGCCCGGTCTCGGTGGCTACCCCATGAACTTGCGCCTGCTCGCCGACCGCCTGGACATCGACCGTCCCTTCTACGGTATCCAGGCACAGGGGATCAACCAAGGGGAGACGCCCCACGGCACGATCGCGGAGATGGCCGCCGCAGACATCGAGATCATCAGACGGCTCCAGCGGGAAGGCCCGTACACCCTGTGGGGATACTCCTTCGGGGCCCGGGTGGCTTTCGAAGCAGCTCACCAGTTGGAGCAATCCGGCGAGCAGGTGGAAAACCTGTTTCTGATCGCGCCGGGAGCCCCCAGGCTCCGGGCCTCTGCCGCGCAGACCCACGGCGGAGAGGCGGCGTATCGCAACCCGGCGTTCGTGACGATCCTCTTCTCCGTCTTCGCAGGTACCGTCAGCGGATCCCTGCTGGAGGAGTGCCTGCGGCAGGCCACCGACGAGGAGGCATTCGCGGCCTTCATCGGCACGGCCTTCACCGGACTCGACACCGAACTGGTGAAGAGGATCGTCCGCATTGTCCGCCAGACCTATGAGTTCACCTACACCTTCCGCGAACTGGCCGAGCGCCGGATCAAAGCCCCCGTGACCATCTTCAAGGCGCAGGGCGACGATTACTCATTCCTCGACAACAGCAGCGGCTTCTCCGCACAGGAGCCGACTGTGATCACCCTCCGGGCCGACCATTACAGCCTGCTGAGAGAACCGGACATCGACGAGTTGCTCCGGGCCGTACGGCTCCGGATGCAGGACCAGGACCGTACGAAGGAGATCATCTTGCCCCACGTCAATATCAAACACTTCCCCACCCAACTCGGCGAGGAACGGGAATCCGAACTCATCGCGGCGGTGGTAAAGGCGGTGCAGTCGGCTTTCGAGTGCAACGAAGGAGTTATATCGATCGCGCTCGAACCGGTGGAGCGGGACTCCTGGAACGAGCGCGTATACGTCCCGGAGTTGGTGGGGCGCAAGGAGCTGCTGCGCAAGGCGCCCAAGTATTGA
- a CDS encoding tail fiber domain-containing protein, translating to MTSTEGRPAGVGGPAPACGVPRLTVNSQAGSQTLARPGGPVNGFEILDKISALPISTWRYHWEDPGIRHLGPMSQDFKAAFGLGRYDTSIDCVDINGVTLLAIQALHRLVNELREEIDALGATMSPAPRTVTQAPRSAQCRNLKE from the coding sequence GTGACATCCACGGAAGGCCGGCCCGCCGGGGTCGGTGGTCCGGCCCCTGCCTGTGGTGTCCCCCGCCTGACGGTCAACAGCCAAGCCGGTTCGCAGACCCTCGCCAGACCCGGCGGGCCTGTCAACGGATTTGAAATCCTCGACAAGATTTCAGCACTGCCGATCAGTACGTGGCGCTATCACTGGGAAGACCCCGGGATCCGCCACCTCGGACCCATGTCCCAGGACTTCAAAGCCGCCTTCGGCCTCGGCCGCTACGACACCAGCATCGACTGCGTCGACATCAACGGCGTCACCCTCCTCGCTATCCAGGCTCTCCACCGCCTAGTGAACGAACTACGTGAAGAGATCGACGCTCTTGGCGCCACCATGTCACCTGCACCGCGCACGGTGACGCAGGCACCGCGATCCGCACAGTGCCGGAACCTCAAGGAGTAA